CAAGGACAGCCAAGCGAACTTCTTGTTCCATCACCATATGGCCTCGGCCATGACATTTTTGTCCGAGCACCATCAGGTGTTCCAGATGAACAAACCCGCGCTTCAGTCTTCCTTGCTCATGCAGCTGCTCGACGATCCAAACGCGGGGCCTCGCTCAGCTATTGAGGAAGCTCCAACCAGAAAGTAGCCCCATCGCCGGGCTTGCTCCGCACATTCAGGGTGCCGCCCATGGCCTCAACCATTTTCTTGGTGGCCGTCAATCCGACACCGGCACCCTCGATGGCACCGGATTTCCGATGCAAGCGATTGAACGGCTCGAACAACTGTTCATGTAAGTCTTCGGGGATTCCCTCCCCCGTATCGGTGACAAAGATCCCCAAATGGCCGTTCTCCATATCTTTCGTCGACAGGGTCGCCGCGCCGTTTTCACGGTTATATTTGATCGCGTTGGAAAGCAAATTGAAGAGAACCCGTTTCAGGAGCATTGGGTCCGCTGGCACATGGGTATCTGAATCAACATCAAAGATCAGCGACACCTGGTATTCCTCGACAATGTCATTAAGAGAGTCCCGCAGATCATTGCAGAGTTCGGCAATCCGAACCGGTCGTATACTCGGCGCCAATTTCCCAGACTCGATATGCTCCAAGTTGAGCACTTGATCGATCAACTCCAGCAAGACCTTCCCGGCGGAACGGATATGCTGGACCTGATTCATTTGACGAACCGATAAAGGGTCCTTCTTGCTGGATTCCAGTACCTGAGCGAACCCCAATATGGCATTCATCGGCGTGCGCATTTCATGGCTCATGGATGCCATGAAATCCGACTTGACGCGCAAGGCCTCCTCCGCCGCGTTTTTGGCGACGATCAACTGTTCTTCGGCATTCTTTCGGTTGGTGATATCCGTTTCGATGGCCATGAACTTTGTCGTCCCTTGGGCATCGGTGAACGGCTGGCAATCAATCTCGATCCAATAGGGGTTTCCGGACTTCATATAGTTGAGAATTTCGACCCGGAAGGGCTCGCAATTGCGCAG
The sequence above is drawn from the Magnetospira sp. QH-2 genome and encodes:
- a CDS encoding sensor histidine kinase — encoded protein: MADSRLGPDPMFDTIIDIFQGFGLLALLASVYILLRQFTETAKAKAFRSVILGVFFGCMAATVMLDPIQLPQGATFDPRGGPAILAGVFAGPIGAAFATLIGSLVRWYVVGGPVAFGGVIGFLLYGLFGALAGHYLSRANRGVSLPMLMGLGAGGTLFVLPAFFVSADFNTGIAILKAAGPILLLNNVIGAVIVGSTISAANKWLELRDRLSVTEQENQLLARIARETVNGVVVTDRLGKVEWVNDGFQRLTGYDLDDLLGKAPGQVLQGPGTDPETVRYIGAKLRNCEPFRVEILNYMKSGNPYWIEIDCQPFTDAQGTTKFMAIETDITNRKNAEEQLIVAKNAAEEALRVKSDFMASMSHEMRTPMNAILGFAQVLESSKKDPLSVRQMNQVQHIRSAGKVLLELIDQVLNLEHIESGKLAPSIRPVRIAELCNDLRDSLNDIVEEYQVSLIFDVDSDTHVPADPMLLKRVLFNLLSNAIKYNRENGAATLSTKDMENGHLGIFVTDTGEGIPEDLHEQLFEPFNRLHRKSGAIEGAGVGLTATKKMVEAMGGTLNVRSKPGDGATFWLELPQ